AGGATATCTCGGATGATCCGTCTCAGACAGAATCTCACTTATAAATCCGGGGTTCAGTCAGACTCAAGCCACATCCAGTCAGAGAACTTAGCCGCCTGCCCACAGCGATCGCCCGCTTCATCTAGCACATCCCAAATCGTGGCGTTCTCAATCAAGAAACGTCGACCGGTGCGAGTGATTCGAATCCCTCGATAATTTTCAATGCAGCCAGCGGCGGTGGCCTGCGTCAATTGCTGAGCCCGAGCCTGACGCTCCGTGGGTTCTGCCGTTAATCGAGAAGGCATCCGTGTGAGCTGCTCCCAGTCCGTCTGCCAAAGGTCCAGCGCGGCTTGATTGCCGTAGTTCAAAATCGGATCGGCCTCCAGGCCGTGAGAAAGCAAAACAAAAGGAGCTACAAACATTTGGTGGGCCATTGCTGTAGCCTCTGCCGCTGGCACCAGTTGGCCTCCAGTCCAGTGATGAAAACTATGGGCCAAGCGCTGACTGTGGTAAACGACAGATGGTCGTTGCCAAGGTGGGTGGATATCCATGGATGCGAGTTATAACATACCGTTACAAACTATCCCCCCCTAAGGGATTTAGATTACGTCGGAGGGTGGGGAATCTAGTACGCTAGGAGAAAGACCTCTGAGCATTTATGCCACTCCGCTGGGATAGGGGGTTATTTCTGAGAGTGAAACAATGCAGACGCGGCATCGATGGCGGCGGCTGTATTGGATAAAAGGGCACATTCATGATTATTGCCACTTCCGTACTCCAAATGCTGCTGGATGCTCAGCCCCAGCTTCGGCCACAAATTTACTTTAAATCTTCTTTGACCGCCTTGTCTCACGCCATGGAAGACCAGGTGCTTGCCAGTACCGATGACTTCCCTCTAGTGATTGCTTGTTTTCAGCGGGAGCGGTACTACCGTCAAGAAGCCCATCGCTACCTACGAATTGCTCAACGTTCGAAGCAGGTGTACGTGCTGGCGGCTCCAGATACGGAGTTCAAGAATGCTTCTGGCCCTTATGAGTCCATCGCTTTTGAGCCTGAGGATGGCTTAAGCCAAGAATGGCATTTGGTGGTAGTTGGTCAGCAATATGCAATTTCTCTGCTGTGTCGAGAATTGCCAACGGTCGATGATCCGAAGCTCTCTTCCATGGATCAGGCGCGTCGCTTTGAGGGAATCTGGACGTTCGATCGCCAAGTAACCTGTCAGGCAGCTCAACTGATGCTGGAGCGCATTAGCCACTATCGGCCCAAGTTAAAGTCCAAAATCAAGCAGGCTCTTGCTCAGTTAGATGGAGAGACTGACAACGGCTTCAATAACATTGATCCGGCTCCCTTTGCCGATCGGCTCGTCACCTATTTACAGGCAGGGCAGTATCGACAGCAAAAGGCCTATCGCCAAATTGCGACTCAAGAACGCAAAGAGCGGTTGGTGAACTCCATGACCACAACGATTCGCCGCTCCCTAAACTCTGAGCAGGTCTTGCAGGCGGCGGTACAGGAGTTAGGAACTGCACTCAACAGTCACCGCTGCATTATCTATCAGTGTCAAGAGCAGGATGAGGAAGCCCAGGTTCAGTATGAGTTCACGGGGCCAAAGCAGGTGTCTTTGCTGTCCCAGGCTTGGTCTCTGCAACATAACCCGTGGTTTCAGACGGTGGCTGAGCGTCAAGAGCGGGTCTACGTTGAAGATGTGCCCTCTCATTTATCTAAGAATAAGTTCCTCAAGGCTCAGATGAAGCAGGCTCAGCTGCGATCTTTATTGATGGTGCCGGTGCTCTATCAAGGACATTTGCTGGGTATGGTGGAACTCCATCATGCAGAGATCTATACCTGGAGTGAGTCGGAAATCTCGATGGTAGATGCGATCGCATCTCAAGTCGGCGTTGCCCTAATTCAGTCCCAATCCTTCACCGACCTCGAGACCCTCAACCAGCAGCTAGAGGGACTCGAACGCACACGCAGCAACCTAATCGCCATTACCGGCCATGAACTAAGGACACCGCTTTCTACCATTCAAGTGTGTTTAGAGAGCCTTGCCAACGAACCCGACATGCCGGACGAGCTGCAGCAGGTGATGCTGAGTACAGCCCTGTCCGACGCCGAACGGATGCGCAAGCTGATCCAAGACTTTCTGACCCTATCTCGCCTAGAGAGTGGCCGCGTCAACTCGAACCCCGAACCTCTAGCACTGCAAGAGTGCATCGACTTAGCCCTCAGCCGTGTGCGGACGCATCCTACAGAGACAAGGTCCCCTACCATTGCAGTCGAACTCCCTACCGACTTGCCCCTCGTGAAGGCCGACGGCGAATGGCTCGTAGAAGTGCTCGCCAAGCTCCTAGACAACGCTCGCAAGTTCACCCCTGCCGAGGGACAGATCACTCTGGCTGCTGAGCCACTCACGGAGCAAATGTTAGAGGTAAGCGTTACCGATACCGGACGAGGGATAGAAGCTGACCGATTGGAAACCGTATTTGATCGTTTTTACCAAGAAGAAGGTGCATTGAGGCGCACGACTGGTGGAACAGGCTTAGGGCTGGCAATTTGTCGGCAAATTGTTCAGAATCTAGGCGGCGAGATTCGTGCCACATCTCCAGGCAAAGATCTGGGCAGCACCTTCTATTTCACACTCCCGATTGCATTGGGAGCGCCATCGAAGGTCACCAAACGTCGTCGTTGACCCAAAGACCACCTGAAGAACTGTTACAGTTCCTCACAAACTTGATAAAACTGCACATTGGCGATGATACGATCCCCGTAGTTATCAAGACTTTGGTACCCCGAACAAGACCATAATTGGGAGAAAAAATTAATGGCAGAAACACTGACTGGACAAACGCCTTTGTTCGGTGGCAGCACAGGTGGCTTGCTGTCGATGGCTGACACAGAAGAGAAATATGCCATCACTTGGACAAGCCCTGAGGAGAACGTTTTCGAGATGCCCACTGGCGGATCGGCAACCATGCACTCCGGTGAGAATTTGCTGTATTTAGCCCGCAAAGAGCAGTGCCTTGCCCTTGCCTATCGTCAGCTCCGCGCCCAAAAGATCAAGGACTATAAGATTTACCGGGTGCTACCCGGCGGCGAGACCTCTCTTCTCCATCCCTCAGATGGTACTGCCCCTGAGAAGTCTACCGAAGGCCGAGCGCAGGTTGGCAAGGTTGACCGCAAGATTGGCGACAATCCTAACCCGGCTTCCATTAAGTGGTCAGACAAAGAAGCCTACGATTAATTCGAGTCGGCTACTGCCGCATCTTCACTTAGCCATTCGCTAAGCTTTTAACTTGAGCCTCCTTGGGGCTCAAGTTTTTTCAGTACCTATGGGGGTCGAGTTCATGATTTTCCCTGACTTTTCACAGTTTGAGACCCTGGCTCAGCAGGGTAATTTTGTTCCCGTTTATCGAGAGTGGGTCGCAGATTTAGACACCCCCGTCTCTGCCTGGTACCGTGTTTGTGCCGATGCACCCTACAGCTTTTTGCTAGAGTCCGTAGAGGGCGGAGAGCATTTAGCCCGCTACAGTTTTTTAGGCTGCGATCCTCTATGGGTACTTGAGACCCGCGGCGATCAAAGTACGCAGCTCCATCGTCAGGGCACTCAGGAGACCTTCGCCGGCAACCCTCTAGACGTCCTTGCCAATTGTCTAGCTCCCTACAAACCTGTAACGCTGCCTGAGCTACCGCCGGGGATTGGTGGACTGTTTGGGTTCTGGGGCTATGAGATGATCCGCTGGATGGAGCCGCGCGTGCCGATCCACCCGGCTCAGGAGACCGATCTTCCAGACGGCGTCTGGATGCAGGTGGACCAGCTCCTAATTTTTGATCAGGTGAAGCGCAAGATCTGGGCAGTCGCCTATGCCGACCTGCGAGGCGCAGAAAATCTCAAGGAAGCGTATTCGAAGGCTTGCGATCGCGTCAATCAACTCGTCAAAAAGCTACAAACCCCTCTAGACCGTCAATCTATAGAGCTGCTGCATAAAACACCCCAGAACCTAACAGCGCCCCACTACACCAGTAATGTCACCCGAGATCAATTCTGCCAGCAGGTCGAGCGGGCGAAGGACTACATCAAAGCTGGCGATATCTTTCAGGTGGTTCTATCTCAGCGCCTCACCATTGACTATGCAGGCGATCCCTTCAACCTCTATCGCTCGCTGCGATTAGTTAATCCATCCCCCTATATGTCTTACTTTCAGTTCAAAGACTGGCAAATCATTGGCTCCAGTCCTGAAGTGATGGTTAAGGCCGAACATTTAGGCGACTCGGATGGATCGTTGCAGGCCACCGTGCGGCCCATTGCAGGCACCCGACCTCGGGGCAAAACAGTGCAGCAAGATCGGGCTTTTGAACAAGATCTGCTGCAGGATCCAAAAGAAATTGCTGAACATGTCATGCTTGTAGACCTAGGGCGTAATGATCTGGGGCGCGTCTGCGTCAAGGGCAGTGTTCGCGTCAGCGACCAGCAAATGATGGTAATCGAGCGTTATTCTCACGTCATGCACATTGTCAGCAATGTCATAGGCCAGCTCGACCCATCCAAAACAGCCTGGGAACTGCTTAAGGCATGCTTTCCCGCAGGCACCGTCAGCGGAGCACCCAAAATTCGAGCAATGGAGATTATTCACGAACTCGAAGGCTGTCGTCGCGGACCCTACTCCGGCATCTATGGATATTACGACTTTGAAGGGCAATTAAATACTGCGATCGCGATTCGGACCATGGTTGTGAGAGGAAACAATCCCCATCACGTTACCGTACAGGCAGGCGCAGGACTGGTTGCCGACTCAGACCCCAATCGTGAGTATGAAGAAACCCTCAACAAAGCAAATGGCCTGCTAGAGGCCATCAATATCCTGAGTTCTCAAAGATAAACAGCATCACCTCGGACAAAATAATGACCCACTATCAGGTTCGATTCCTAAATCCCGAACAAGGGATTGATCAGACCCTCACCATCCCCGAAGATCAGTACATTCTAGACATTGCCGAAGACGCCAATCTGAGACTGCCCTCTGGGTGCCGCCAAGGAGACTGCTCCGCCTGCATTGCCAAGCTCATCAGCGGCAAAGTTAATCAAAGCGAACAAAAGTTTTTGAGCATTGAGGAGCAAGAGGCAGGATATACCGTAACCTGTGTGGCCTACCCCCAATCAGACTGCACCCTCGAAACCCACCAGGAGAAAGGACTGTATAGCTCAGCCCTCTACCAGTCATAGACTGATTCGTTAACCTATGACTGAGTCTGCGCGACCAGCAGCTCCTTTAGCTTTTCTAGCTCGTCGGCCCAACGTGGATCAGGCTGAACGGACTTGGGCTGGGCATTAGAATTCGCGTTCCGCGCCTTGCCCTTGCCGCCACGCTGACTATTGCTTGGACGACCAGAGCCACCAGCGTCTTCAGCAGGGCTGGCCTTGGGCAAAGCTTTCTCAATCTTGAGAGCACTATCATTAAAAACATGACCGTTGAACTTTTCGATCAGCTGGTCAGCCTGCTCCTCAGTCTCAACAGTGACAAATCCAAAGCCTCGGCATTTGCCTGTCTTGCGATCAGTCACAACCTTCGTTGAAGTCGAATCGCCACCTTCTTGAGCAAACAGAGCCTCCAGCTCTTGGCGGTCTAGCTCTTTGGGCAAATTACCGACGTAAAGACGGATGGACATGAAAACTACCTCCAAAATAAGATATCAACAAACTTTATTTCAAACCAGCGGGTCAAAACTTAAAAATTCCAGCAACAGTCAAAAAATGCATAGCCCAAGCAGCGACAACAGACGATGAGTATTCCTGACCGCCACTGTCGAACATGCATCCCGGCATGCTCCCCGGAAAAGGCCAACAAACCTGTATCAATCTAACGGAAAAAGCTTTGGAACACCCTTCCTCCAAAGCTTGAGCACAGAACCCTAAGCTATACATCCGTGCTCAATGACAGCGACAACAAACCAAACATGCTAGCGCTAACCCATGACTTCATGACACAAGACAACTTAAATGCCCCAACCCTGGCAATAGTACTAGTGAAATTCTGATATCAAGTATTTCGCCGATCAATTAATGCTGCCGTACAGAGATAAGCGCCAATAGCAATTTCCAAGTCACTTTTAACGGTAACATGGTCCCTGCTGATCAAACACAAATCTTCCTACAAGACTTTTGCAAACTTGCGCGACTAATCTTCGATATCAACAAGCTCTCAAAAAAAGCAGCCACAAGACTGTGGCCGCTTAAGATTGCTGTGTCGAAAAAAGATAGACGCTGATTTTGGAGACAAAAGGCTACAAAGAAGAACTAGTCTTTCCTTGTAAAGGAATGTAACATACCTTGTTTAACGACTGCAACTTTTCTTAGTATTCGCATTGCTGGAGGAACTTTGTTTGCTATGGTTGCCACATCGACTGCTGACGCCATCCTATAGCTGGGCGAGCATTGAGCTTATCTCAAGAGTGACACGTTGACATGGAAGATCGGCAAAGTTCCCGCGATGTAAACCTTAAGGCCCTACTGCGCTCAACTCCTTTTTTTGCAGACTTGCCTGATGCAGTGGTAGATCAGGCTGTAGCTCACGTCGTAACTCGAGAGCATCCGGCCAACCGCGTCATTCTTCTCGAGAATGACTGGGGTAGCTCGGTCTATTTTATTCTCAGTGGCTGGGTAAAAATCCGCACTTACAATATTGACGGCAAAGAAGTCACGCTCAATATTGTGGGCAAAGGAGAGGTTTTTGGCGAAATGGCGCCTTTAGATGAAGTACCGCGCTCCACAGATGTCATTACCCTCACCCCTGCCATGGTCGCGAATTTACCCGCTAACGACTTCGTGACGCTCGTGCAAACTCAGCCACAGGCAGGCATTCGTCTAGCGAAGCTCATGGCCCGTCGTCTGCGCCAGCTTAACCGACGCCTAAGGCTACGCGAATCGGACAGCACTTCACGAGTTGCCGATATTCTGCTGTTTCTAGCTGAAGGCCAAGGTAAAGAAAGTCAGGGCGGCATTGAAATTCCTAATTTGCCCCATCGGGAGCTCAGTAGCCTGAGCGGCATGGCTCGAGAGACGGTGACCCGCGTTTTAGGTAAACTCGAAAAGAAAGGACTAATTCTGCGTGATAATGATACCCTCTGTATCGTGGACGTTGATGCCTTAGAAAACTTACTGCTGTGATCGCGCTCGCAGACGTTCTATTCCTTTCAGGGTCGGGCCTGTGACACCACCGTTCTCAATAAGTCCAGCAAAAGCTCTACACTCGGTCATCAATATTATTTTCGTTTTTTTTGCTAACGGTTAATCATGCCTGAGCCTTTGTCATCTTCTGAGCTAGATGAATTCACCGTTGGTCCACCTGCCGAGAAGAACGTGCCGTCCTCTCGGCATTTAATTGCAGGTCCACTAATGATGGTGGAGACTGCTTTCTTGGCGAGTACCACGGCCTTAATTTGGCTGATTAACTACTACATCCCCACGGGGCCATTGCTGCGGATGTTTTTTCCGATTCCGGTGGCGTTGGCTTACCTACGCTGGGGCAAACGAGCCGCCTGGATGACGGCTTTTGTGACCTCTTTATTGGTTTCTGTACTCATGGGACCACCCCGGAGTATTCAATTCCTGATGCCTTACGGCGTGGTTGGAGTCCTGCTGGGGGGGCTATGGCGACGACGAGCACCGTGGTCTATCTCAATGGGTTGGGGTGTTTTGACCATGGCTGCTGGCCTCTTCTTTCAGGTAGGCGTGGTCTCACTGCTAGTCGGCACAAACCTGTGGCTCTACCTTAACCGCCAAGTTTTGGGGTTTCTAGATTGGCTGTTTATTAAGCTAGGGCTTTTAATTCAGCCTGATATTATCGTTGTGCAAATAGGTGCTGTAGGGCTTGTCTTTTTAAATGCAACCCTTTATTTGCTGCTGGTACATTTAGTTGCCTGGCTACTTTTAGAGCGCTTGGGCAACTCAATTCCAGATCCGCCCAAGTGGCTGCAGATTCTGCTGGACTATCAAGAAGAGTAGTATCAATGATTCGGGTCTATACCCAACAGCAGCAGGGAGAGCGGTGGCTTCAGCGCTATCGGGGCTGTGCCCCGGTATTTGTCTGTGTACTAGGATTCACTGAGACTGCCTTGCTGCCGGGCATTTCGGCAGCAGGCACGACACCCCAGGCTCGGCAGTATACGGCAATCGCAGATGCTGAGTTTCTAGTGAACGGGCCTTGTCCAGATGTCCAGTATCCACTTCCACCACTGGAACAGGGGGCTTCACCGGTATTTATCTCTCGGGCTGTGCTCAATGGTCAGCAGATTAAACCGCAGATTTTCAATGCTGGACTACCCATTCCCCCTAGCGTTAAGCATGTTGATCTGCAGGGCCAGCCCGCTCGTTGTCTATCAACAGGCACAGCATTACCCCTCAATATCGTAGAAGCACTCTGGCAACAGGGACTGCAGTGGGGGCAAAAACTCGCGGTTCCGGGCCGCTACATTATTTGTGCTGAGTGCGTGGTGGGAGGGACGACGACAGCGCAGGCGGTTGTGACAGGATTGGGGTTTCTGGTTTCGGGGAAGATCAACAGCAGTCATCCAGTCTGTAACCACGCTCAAAAGCAGAAGCTCGTTCAAGCTGGGCTGCAGGTTGCCGATCTTTCCTCCAGTGACCCCATAGGTCTAGTCGCAGCAGTAGGAGACCCAATGCAAATTGTAGTGGCTGGCATGATGATTGCAGCTAGCCAGACATGTGGGGTACTGCTAGCAGGCGGAACGCAGATGCTAGCGGTTTATGCTCTAGCTCGCTCGATCGCTAGCTCCCAACGCATAGCCTGGAATCCTGAGCAGGTCGTAGTGGGCACAACACGCTGGGTTGCGGAAGACCCCTCTGGAGACACGGTAGGGTTGGCCAATTTGATTGGTGCAGTTCCCTTGCTGGCGGGTCAGCTTGACTTCTCCAAATCAAAGTACCCCCAACTTCGAGCCTATGAACAAGGCTATGTCAAGGAAGGTGTGGGGGCTGGGGGCTGTGCCGCTGTCTCACACCTCTACAAGGGCTGGCACTCAACTGAGCTACTCAGCGAGATCGAAGCTCTACTGGCACAGCAAAATATGATGAGGCCGTCGTTGGCCTAGTTTCTGCGCATTCTGCGCTTTCTGCGCTTTGCGATCGCTTTACGCTTTTT
The genomic region above belongs to Acaryochloris thomasi RCC1774 and contains:
- a CDS encoding MEKHLA domain-containing protein, whose protein sequence is MDIHPPWQRPSVVYHSQRLAHSFHHWTGGQLVPAAEATAMAHQMFVAPFVLLSHGLEADPILNYGNQAALDLWQTDWEQLTRMPSRLTAEPTERQARAQQLTQATAAGCIENYRGIRITRTGRRFLIENATIWDVLDEAGDRCGQAAKFSDWMWLESD
- a CDS encoding DICT sensory domain-containing protein; this translates as MIIATSVLQMLLDAQPQLRPQIYFKSSLTALSHAMEDQVLASTDDFPLVIACFQRERYYRQEAHRYLRIAQRSKQVYVLAAPDTEFKNASGPYESIAFEPEDGLSQEWHLVVVGQQYAISLLCRELPTVDDPKLSSMDQARRFEGIWTFDRQVTCQAAQLMLERISHYRPKLKSKIKQALAQLDGETDNGFNNIDPAPFADRLVTYLQAGQYRQQKAYRQIATQERKERLVNSMTTTIRRSLNSEQVLQAAVQELGTALNSHRCIIYQCQEQDEEAQVQYEFTGPKQVSLLSQAWSLQHNPWFQTVAERQERVYVEDVPSHLSKNKFLKAQMKQAQLRSLLMVPVLYQGHLLGMVELHHAEIYTWSESEISMVDAIASQVGVALIQSQSFTDLETLNQQLEGLERTRSNLIAITGHELRTPLSTIQVCLESLANEPDMPDELQQVMLSTALSDAERMRKLIQDFLTLSRLESGRVNSNPEPLALQECIDLALSRVRTHPTETRSPTIAVELPTDLPLVKADGEWLVEVLAKLLDNARKFTPAEGQITLAAEPLTEQMLEVSVTDTGRGIEADRLETVFDRFYQEEGALRRTTGGTGLGLAICRQIVQNLGGEIRATSPGKDLGSTFYFTLPIALGAPSKVTKRRR
- a CDS encoding photosystem I reaction center subunit II PsaD, coding for MAETLTGQTPLFGGSTGGLLSMADTEEKYAITWTSPEENVFEMPTGGSATMHSGENLLYLARKEQCLALAYRQLRAQKIKDYKIYRVLPGGETSLLHPSDGTAPEKSTEGRAQVGKVDRKIGDNPNPASIKWSDKEAYD
- the trpE gene encoding anthranilate synthase component I, producing MIFPDFSQFETLAQQGNFVPVYREWVADLDTPVSAWYRVCADAPYSFLLESVEGGEHLARYSFLGCDPLWVLETRGDQSTQLHRQGTQETFAGNPLDVLANCLAPYKPVTLPELPPGIGGLFGFWGYEMIRWMEPRVPIHPAQETDLPDGVWMQVDQLLIFDQVKRKIWAVAYADLRGAENLKEAYSKACDRVNQLVKKLQTPLDRQSIELLHKTPQNLTAPHYTSNVTRDQFCQQVERAKDYIKAGDIFQVVLSQRLTIDYAGDPFNLYRSLRLVNPSPYMSYFQFKDWQIIGSSPEVMVKAEHLGDSDGSLQATVRPIAGTRPRGKTVQQDRAFEQDLLQDPKEIAEHVMLVDLGRNDLGRVCVKGSVRVSDQQMMVIERYSHVMHIVSNVIGQLDPSKTAWELLKACFPAGTVSGAPKIRAMEIIHELEGCRRGPYSGIYGYYDFEGQLNTAIAIRTMVVRGNNPHHVTVQAGAGLVADSDPNREYEETLNKANGLLEAINILSSQR
- a CDS encoding 2Fe-2S iron-sulfur cluster-binding protein, translated to MTHYQVRFLNPEQGIDQTLTIPEDQYILDIAEDANLRLPSGCRQGDCSACIAKLISGKVNQSEQKFLSIEEQEAGYTVTCVAYPQSDCTLETHQEKGLYSSALYQS
- a CDS encoding RNA recognition motif domain-containing protein — its product is MSIRLYVGNLPKELDRQELEALFAQEGGDSTSTKVVTDRKTGKCRGFGFVTVETEEQADQLIEKFNGHVFNDSALKIEKALPKASPAEDAGGSGRPSNSQRGGKGKARNANSNAQPKSVQPDPRWADELEKLKELLVAQTQS
- a CDS encoding Crp/Fnr family transcriptional regulator, with the translated sequence MEDRQSSRDVNLKALLRSTPFFADLPDAVVDQAVAHVVTREHPANRVILLENDWGSSVYFILSGWVKIRTYNIDGKEVTLNIVGKGEVFGEMAPLDEVPRSTDVITLTPAMVANLPANDFVTLVQTQPQAGIRLAKLMARRLRQLNRRLRLRESDSTSRVADILLFLAEGQGKESQGGIEIPNLPHRELSSLSGMARETVTRVLGKLEKKGLILRDNDTLCIVDVDALENLLL
- a CDS encoding DUF2232 domain-containing protein, which produces MPEPLSSSELDEFTVGPPAEKNVPSSRHLIAGPLMMVETAFLASTTALIWLINYYIPTGPLLRMFFPIPVALAYLRWGKRAAWMTAFVTSLLVSVLMGPPRSIQFLMPYGVVGVLLGGLWRRRAPWSISMGWGVLTMAAGLFFQVGVVSLLVGTNLWLYLNRQVLGFLDWLFIKLGLLIQPDIIVVQIGAVGLVFLNATLYLLLVHLVAWLLLERLGNSIPDPPKWLQILLDYQEE
- the cobT gene encoding nicotinate mononucleotide-dependent phosphoribosyltransferase CobT, whose translation is MIRVYTQQQQGERWLQRYRGCAPVFVCVLGFTETALLPGISAAGTTPQARQYTAIADAEFLVNGPCPDVQYPLPPLEQGASPVFISRAVLNGQQIKPQIFNAGLPIPPSVKHVDLQGQPARCLSTGTALPLNIVEALWQQGLQWGQKLAVPGRYIICAECVVGGTTTAQAVVTGLGFLVSGKINSSHPVCNHAQKQKLVQAGLQVADLSSSDPIGLVAAVGDPMQIVVAGMMIAASQTCGVLLAGGTQMLAVYALARSIASSQRIAWNPEQVVVGTTRWVAEDPSGDTVGLANLIGAVPLLAGQLDFSKSKYPQLRAYEQGYVKEGVGAGGCAAVSHLYKGWHSTELLSEIEALLAQQNMMRPSLA